A genomic stretch from Candidatus Dormiibacterota bacterium includes:
- a CDS encoding RDD family protein, with amino-acid sequence MDRMFDVRTPESVTFSYELAGLGSRALAVLLDLLVQIALVSLLFWGLIFAAGHIHVAPVHHTTPEGERFARNIAVGFLIFVVFVIFFGYFIVLEVVWNGQTIGKKALGIRVVRDGGYPLDWGASLVRNLVRVGEMLFGSYALSAICALVSPQNKRIGDIAAGTIVVRVGKQATLPHFEPTNQAVYAATGYVSGEERALIHRFIERRDTLQSDRRRDLAARLAGRVRDRVPADLQRLDDEALLERL; translated from the coding sequence ATGGATCGAATGTTCGACGTTCGCACGCCGGAGAGCGTCACGTTTTCCTACGAATTGGCTGGATTAGGCAGCCGCGCTCTGGCCGTTTTGCTCGACCTGTTGGTGCAGATCGCCTTGGTGTCGCTGCTTTTCTGGGGACTGATCTTCGCCGCGGGACATATCCACGTCGCGCCTGTGCACCACACCACGCCGGAGGGCGAACGTTTCGCTCGCAACATTGCGGTAGGATTCCTCATCTTCGTCGTCTTTGTCATCTTCTTCGGATACTTCATCGTGCTGGAGGTGGTGTGGAACGGGCAGACGATCGGCAAGAAGGCGCTCGGCATTCGCGTCGTGCGCGACGGCGGCTATCCGCTCGATTGGGGCGCCTCGCTCGTACGAAACCTGGTCCGGGTCGGAGAGATGCTGTTCGGCTCGTACGCTCTCTCGGCGATCTGTGCGCTGGTTTCCCCGCAGAATAAGCGCATCGGCGATATCGCCGCGGGGACGATCGTGGTGCGCGTGGGCAAGCAGGCCACGCTCCCGCACTTCGAACCGACGAATCAGGCGGTGTATGCCGCCACCGGCTACGTCAGCGGCGAAGAGCGGGCGTTGATCCATCGCTTCATCGAGCGCCGCGATACGCTGCAGAGCGATCGCCGGCGGGATTTAGCCGCGCGTTTAGCCGGCCGCGTTCGCGACCGCGTGCCGGCCGATTTGCAGCGACTCGACGACGAAGCGCTGCTCGAACGCCTCTAG
- the minD gene encoding septum site-determining protein MinD produces the protein MPAKLGRAIVITSGKGGVGKTTTTANLGTALAARGARVALVDADVGLRNLDIVLGLESRVKYHVLDVLDEQVTLDEALVRDKHNETLFLLAAAQSREKDEVDTQKMRDMIHALRERFDYVLIDCPAGIELGFKNAVAGAQEAIVVCTPEVSAVRDVDRVVGLLGNAFRPQLIVNRLRPAMVKKGKMLSVEDVNAILRLPLLGVIADEPEIIITTNKGEPLARSRDGATASAYHAIAARIAGEDVPAPAPEEAKESFFGKLGSIFGGKR, from the coding sequence ATTCCGGCAAAACTCGGCCGGGCGATCGTCATCACCTCGGGTAAGGGCGGCGTCGGAAAAACAACCACCACCGCGAATCTCGGTACCGCGCTCGCGGCGCGCGGCGCGCGGGTTGCGTTGGTCGATGCCGACGTCGGTTTGCGTAACCTCGATATCGTACTCGGGCTCGAGAGCCGGGTGAAGTACCACGTGCTCGACGTGCTCGACGAACAGGTCACGCTCGATGAAGCGCTCGTTCGCGATAAGCATAACGAGACGCTATTTCTGCTTGCGGCGGCCCAATCGCGCGAGAAGGACGAAGTCGATACGCAAAAAATGCGGGACATGATTCACGCGCTACGCGAACGCTTCGATTACGTGTTGATCGATTGTCCGGCGGGCATCGAGCTGGGTTTCAAAAACGCGGTGGCCGGAGCGCAGGAAGCGATCGTCGTCTGCACGCCCGAAGTCTCGGCCGTTCGCGACGTCGATCGTGTCGTCGGGCTGCTCGGCAACGCCTTCAGGCCACAGCTCATCGTCAACAGGCTGCGCCCCGCCATGGTCAAGAAGGGCAAGATGCTCTCGGTTGAGGACGTGAATGCGATCTTGCGCTTACCGCTGCTCGGCGTCATCGCGGACGAACCGGAAATTATCATCACGACCAACAAAGGCGAACCGTTAGCGCGCAGCCGGGATGGTGCGACCGCTTCCGCCTACCACGCCATTGCCGCGCGCATCGCCGGCGAAGACGTCCCCGCGCCGGCGCCCGAAGAAGCCAAAGAGAGTTTCTTCGGTAAGCTCGGCTCGATCTTCGGAGGAAAGCGCTGA
- a CDS encoding M48 family metalloprotease, producing MMMRRVVPLFTVLALLASSMPLPALALSTQAEIMMGREQDEQIVTSSVIETDPLLNAYVQKVSDRLWRQVARKDLPYSIKIIKSTDVNAFSTEGGYVYVDEGLLDFVQSDDELAGVIGHETGHIERRHTVTLQAKAQALNLLLGIASFMSPLIYQFGNLIEAGGIAKMQREDELQADRYGLQLMSRAGYDPDAMITMMQHLKVLQDQKADIVTKYLQDHPDPGPRIAHLMGYPELDPKVVTEEQRLVQAASDEERARYDYSSIKLAQILKTDPNNSEALLDLGQDDLALGLTSKSEQTLDQASQNGSAAARAQASLRIAALRQMEVQRVSLTRPNLQGLRASMQQAQATQSSAAVQIQARRDQGRDQLSAVKTRLNALQYEAPNLSGLNVRPGSRTEAVLKNLNAIGRSLNSALSDAGTTIGGVGSLERNKQGGLLKENADILAEMQAPLNANPIPTDSLEIFPSYPDMIDDLDAADGEMLRAVDASRASLTMLDQAAGDVDAFLKQFQEALHNTDFTGDVTPTDYNGLVPIMQRALAGVNAAATAASQADQLFNMARTRQLSTRITLLGLGTSPQRYSTLQYALQQRFGLNGIDYTTMLRDGVSPGDVTVATILAADIKSTPQSLLNEAKSTHSSIVDVADAHGMHAWPLEIFTGLIYLDYTDDPQKEMHPDS from the coding sequence ATGATGATGCGCCGTGTCGTTCCGCTTTTCACCGTGCTCGCGCTGCTCGCGAGCAGTATGCCCTTGCCTGCCCTTGCGCTTTCGACCCAGGCCGAGATCATGATGGGGCGCGAGCAGGACGAGCAAATCGTCACCAGCAGCGTCATCGAAACCGATCCGCTGCTCAACGCATACGTTCAGAAAGTCTCGGACCGGCTCTGGAGACAAGTCGCGCGCAAAGACTTGCCTTACTCGATCAAGATTATCAAGAGCACCGACGTCAACGCGTTCTCCACCGAGGGCGGATACGTGTACGTCGATGAAGGTTTGCTCGATTTCGTGCAATCCGACGACGAGTTGGCGGGCGTGATCGGGCATGAAACCGGGCACATCGAGCGCCGCCATACGGTCACGTTACAAGCGAAGGCGCAAGCGCTGAACCTGCTGTTGGGGATCGCGTCGTTTATGTCGCCGCTGATCTATCAATTCGGAAATTTGATCGAGGCAGGCGGCATCGCCAAGATGCAGCGCGAGGACGAACTGCAGGCCGATCGTTACGGGCTGCAATTGATGTCGCGCGCGGGCTACGATCCGGACGCCATGATCACGATGATGCAGCACCTCAAGGTCCTCCAGGATCAGAAGGCCGACATCGTCACCAAATATCTGCAGGACCATCCCGATCCCGGCCCGCGTATCGCCCATCTCATGGGCTATCCGGAACTCGATCCTAAGGTCGTCACCGAAGAGCAACGCCTCGTTCAAGCGGCGAGCGATGAAGAGCGCGCGCGTTACGACTACTCGTCGATCAAACTCGCGCAAATCCTCAAAACCGATCCGAATAATAGCGAAGCGCTCTTGGACCTCGGCCAAGACGATTTGGCGCTGGGGCTTACCAGCAAGAGCGAACAGACGCTGGATCAGGCCTCGCAAAACGGTTCGGCCGCCGCGCGCGCGCAGGCGAGCCTGCGCATTGCGGCGCTTCGCCAGATGGAAGTGCAGCGCGTCTCGCTGACCCGCCCCAATCTGCAAGGCTTGCGAGCGTCCATGCAACAGGCGCAGGCCACGCAATCGTCGGCCGCCGTACAAATTCAAGCCCGGCGCGATCAAGGACGCGATCAGCTCTCCGCGGTCAAGACGCGTTTGAACGCGCTCCAGTACGAAGCGCCGAACCTGAGCGGACTCAACGTTCGGCCCGGTTCGCGCACCGAAGCGGTCTTGAAGAATCTCAACGCGATCGGCCGATCGCTCAATAGCGCTCTCAGCGACGCCGGGACGACCATCGGCGGCGTCGGCTCGCTAGAACGCAACAAACAAGGCGGGCTGCTCAAAGAGAACGCCGACATTCTGGCCGAGATGCAAGCGCCGCTCAACGCGAACCCGATTCCGACGGACTCGCTGGAGATATTCCCGTCGTATCCGGACATGATCGACGATCTCGATGCGGCCGACGGCGAGATGCTGCGAGCGGTCGATGCGTCGCGTGCGTCGCTCACGATGCTCGACCAAGCCGCGGGGGACGTCGACGCCTTCCTCAAGCAGTTCCAGGAGGCTCTGCATAATACCGATTTTACCGGCGACGTCACGCCGACGGATTATAACGGCTTGGTTCCGATCATGCAGAGAGCGCTGGCCGGGGTGAACGCCGCCGCCACCGCCGCTTCGCAGGCGGACCAGCTCTTTAACATGGCGCGCACCCGACAGCTCTCCACCCGGATCACCCTGCTAGGTTTAGGAACCTCGCCGCAGCGGTATTCAACACTTCAGTACGCGCTGCAACAACGCTTCGGGTTGAACGGTATAGACTATACGACCATGCTCCGGGACGGCGTGAGCCCGGGCGACGTAACGGTCGCAACCATTCTCGCCGCCGACATCAAGAGCACCCCGCAATCGCTCCTCAACGAAGCCAAGAGCACCCACTCCTCGATCGTCGACGTTGCGGACGCTCACGGCATGCATGCGTGGCCGCTAGAAATCTTTACCGGACTCATCTATCTGGATTACACCGACGATCCGCAGAAAGAGATGCATCCGGATTCATAA
- the minE gene encoding cell division topological specificity factor MinE: MIDFFKKLFGQSDSSSTAKERLRLVLMTDHLALAPEIIEQMKRDLIDVISRYVEVDRDKVEVNFEREDRALAMLANIPIVAVNRPKGGDGHAAPAPQPAEAAVAAAPSTASQSIADEAPATAAPGAPPKRRRRKKSQNTASQKPATAH; this comes from the coding sequence ATGATCGACTTCTTCAAAAAACTCTTCGGGCAATCCGACTCCAGCTCGACCGCGAAAGAGCGGCTGCGCTTAGTGCTCATGACCGACCATCTCGCGCTCGCGCCGGAGATCATCGAGCAGATGAAGCGCGATCTGATCGACGTGATCTCACGCTACGTCGAAGTCGATCGCGATAAGGTCGAAGTAAACTTCGAACGCGAGGATCGGGCGCTCGCGATGCTCGCCAACATTCCGATCGTTGCCGTCAATCGCCCCAAGGGCGGCGACGGGCACGCGGCGCCCGCACCGCAACCGGCCGAGGCTGCAGTTGCGGCCGCTCCGTCGACCGCCTCGCAGAGCATCGCGGACGAAGCGCCGGCTACCGCTGCTCCCGGTGCGCCCCCAAAACGGCGCCGTCGCAAAAAATCGCAGAACACCGCATCGCAGAAACCGGCGACGGCACACTAG
- a CDS encoding septum site-determining protein MinC, producing the protein MTLIRGRGMGIELALGERSLDEALPELEARLLERPGFYRGSAATAAFGASLPEASHLAELRRILEAGGITLSGVSGAPALEPVATAHGLAFALEAAPGQELARRRALRPKRETKLSDAARSLVADFAGARADIAKRRSRGEESVPRVDLRAASAKDRAKEPPALHPVEAPPGTLFHTGTLRGGQALHHVGNIVVVGDVNPGAELVATGSILVFGRLAGVAHAGAQGDAQARVYALQLSATQLRIATVIAADEGQREGAAQPEAAFVRDGRIAVAPYEKLEQLTATLGS; encoded by the coding sequence ATGACGTTGATTCGCGGACGTGGGATGGGGATCGAACTCGCTTTGGGCGAGCGCTCGCTCGATGAAGCTCTTCCCGAACTTGAGGCACGCCTGCTCGAACGGCCGGGTTTCTACCGCGGCAGCGCCGCAACGGCCGCCTTCGGCGCCAGCTTGCCCGAGGCGTCGCATCTAGCCGAACTCCGGCGCATCCTTGAAGCCGGCGGGATTACCCTGAGCGGCGTGAGCGGCGCCCCGGCCCTCGAGCCGGTCGCAACCGCGCACGGCCTGGCATTCGCCCTCGAGGCCGCACCCGGCCAGGAGCTCGCAAGGCGCCGCGCCCTGCGCCCCAAACGGGAGACGAAGCTCTCGGACGCCGCCCGGTCGCTCGTCGCCGATTTTGCCGGAGCCCGAGCCGACATCGCCAAGCGCCGTAGCCGCGGCGAGGAGAGCGTTCCACGCGTCGACCTGCGCGCGGCCTCGGCGAAGGACCGAGCCAAGGAGCCGCCCGCCCTTCATCCGGTCGAGGCACCGCCCGGCACGCTCTTTCACACGGGCACGCTGCGCGGCGGGCAGGCCCTTCACCACGTCGGCAATATCGTCGTGGTGGGCGACGTGAATCCGGGCGCCGAGCTGGTCGCAACCGGCAGCATCTTGGTTTTCGGAAGGCTCGCGGGGGTCGCCCACGCCGGGGCCCAGGGCGACGCGCAGGCGCGCGTGTACGCGCTGCAGCTAAGCGCGACGCAACTGCGGATCGCGACGGTTATCGCCGCCGACGAAGGCCAACGCGAGGGCGCCGCGCAACCCGAGGCGGCATTCGTTCGCGATGGCCGCATCGCCGTGGCGCCGTACGAAAAACTCGAGCAATTGACCGCGACCCTGGGGAGTTAG
- a CDS encoding BTAD domain-containing putative transcriptional regulator: METTLRLLGHPALEHDGTAARVGIRPKALALLGLLAAHHRRPVSRDWLARTLWPDDAPPIGAANLRRHMHLLHKALGADVLRLTRTTVQWNLQCGVFVDSIHFDGCLSANPTEALAVYGGDFCEGVADESLEPIRERYRTAYESLLRSQIELLDSVGASPGTLLPWLERLVALGPFDEGAARRLMEALVALGDRSAAIREYNALTNRLRAEIGTTPEPASVRLFESLLTTSQTSLVPNNLPQQRLSFVGRHRELSQLGMQLTPGRIVSIVGPAGSGKSSLAVRHAQSQLARFPGGVWLADLTHVRDERDAWERVRAAAAIESGPDLRERVVRALKAREALVILDRCEGSLDTARPLARRLATAGIAVLTTTRRKLDAEGEAVLPLLSFDVPAADVPAASLIAYPAYRLFLERAAAAAPFFEISAVNAAVILELLHRVDGLPLGIEIVAARTAVLPPETILRQLRASRIPERLDAAIAWSYDLLGSDRREMFLRLSIFRRTFTAEAAEFVCGAPIESALCDLADASLLSVTSDAQGIRYRLLDTIRAFAESRQTDREPLREMHSRYYAGLAARYRPEFRSPREVEFFQRADADRENFDAALRWARTSDPGLAAKLAQALCPYYIFRWNFAELEALARGLLSEEEDRLPLSTSAGLHLVTGLIAKAQTDREQAEPHLRKALNGFRASGDSSGELEALNAIAIVAFNHGDPTALQLFEELLSLQRRHGDDYGATHTIFNIAASLTHGEQLERALALQLEGLSMFKRMKFTRGIGYANRALSLSYANLKRLDESVAAARAAVDIFESLGDRVWLADALNTLSSQLCECGKYGEALQFCVRALTLLSPEAYAIFVRDALLAGFQALTGLGRFREGVLAFSMAERLSELDDLVMSSSYSEFLRAIVETAKKAVGPATFNALCGEAASMEYAELVDLIKRVEVA, translated from the coding sequence ATGGAGACGACGCTCAGATTGCTGGGGCATCCGGCGCTCGAGCACGACGGTACGGCGGCGAGAGTCGGCATACGGCCGAAGGCTTTGGCCTTGCTCGGCTTGCTCGCCGCTCACCATCGCCGGCCGGTTTCGCGGGACTGGCTTGCACGAACCTTATGGCCCGACGACGCACCGCCGATCGGCGCGGCCAATCTGCGGCGGCACATGCATTTACTGCACAAAGCACTTGGTGCCGACGTCCTCCGGCTCACCCGGACCACCGTCCAATGGAACCTGCAGTGCGGCGTTTTCGTGGACTCGATTCACTTCGACGGCTGCCTTAGCGCTAACCCCACCGAAGCATTGGCTGTCTATGGGGGAGATTTCTGCGAGGGCGTCGCGGACGAGTCCTTGGAACCAATCCGGGAGCGGTATCGAACGGCGTATGAAAGCCTTTTGCGTTCGCAGATCGAGCTGCTCGATTCGGTCGGCGCCTCGCCTGGGACGCTTCTGCCGTGGTTGGAGCGGTTAGTCGCGCTCGGCCCCTTCGACGAGGGCGCCGCGCGCCGCTTGATGGAGGCCCTGGTCGCTTTAGGCGATCGAAGCGCGGCGATTCGTGAGTACAACGCATTGACCAACCGGCTGCGTGCCGAGATCGGTACGACGCCGGAACCGGCCAGCGTCCGGCTCTTCGAATCGCTGCTCACCACGAGCCAAACGTCACTCGTTCCAAACAATCTGCCTCAGCAGCGCCTGTCGTTCGTGGGGCGGCACCGCGAGCTCTCGCAGCTAGGGATGCAGCTAACGCCCGGGCGCATCGTCTCGATCGTGGGGCCGGCCGGTTCTGGGAAGTCGAGCCTCGCGGTACGCCATGCGCAATCGCAACTCGCTCGCTTTCCGGGCGGCGTATGGCTGGCAGACCTCACGCATGTTCGTGACGAGCGCGATGCCTGGGAACGCGTGAGAGCGGCTGCCGCAATCGAGTCCGGACCGGACCTGCGAGAAAGGGTCGTACGAGCCCTGAAGGCACGCGAAGCGCTCGTGATTCTCGACCGTTGTGAGGGTTCGCTCGATACCGCGCGCCCGCTCGCGCGGCGATTGGCGACTGCCGGTATCGCCGTCCTAACCACCACGCGGCGAAAGCTCGATGCCGAAGGCGAAGCCGTTCTCCCGTTGTTGTCTTTTGACGTTCCGGCGGCCGATGTGCCGGCGGCTTCGCTGATCGCCTATCCCGCATATCGCCTTTTTCTGGAGCGCGCGGCTGCGGCAGCACCGTTCTTCGAAATCAGCGCCGTCAACGCCGCAGTCATACTCGAGTTGCTGCACCGGGTTGACGGGTTGCCGCTCGGGATCGAAATCGTTGCTGCCCGAACCGCCGTGCTTCCCCCTGAGACGATCCTGCGGCAATTGCGTGCATCTCGCATTCCCGAACGGCTCGACGCTGCAATAGCGTGGAGCTACGATTTGCTCGGGAGCGATCGGCGCGAGATGTTTCTGCGATTGTCTATCTTCCGAAGGACGTTTACGGCGGAGGCGGCCGAGTTCGTTTGCGGCGCTCCGATAGAATCCGCTCTTTGTGATTTGGCGGACGCCTCTCTGCTCAGCGTGACATCCGATGCGCAGGGCATCCGTTATCGCTTGCTGGATACGATTCGCGCGTTCGCGGAATCGCGCCAAACGGATCGCGAGCCTCTGCGAGAGATGCACTCGCGCTATTATGCCGGGCTCGCGGCGCGGTATCGCCCGGAATTCCGGTCGCCGCGTGAAGTTGAGTTTTTCCAACGCGCCGACGCAGACCGGGAGAATTTCGACGCCGCCCTTCGATGGGCAAGGACTAGCGATCCCGGCTTAGCCGCGAAACTCGCGCAAGCGCTTTGCCCGTATTACATATTCCGTTGGAATTTTGCGGAGTTGGAGGCGTTGGCCCGCGGCTTATTGAGCGAAGAAGAGGATCGTCTCCCGCTCTCCACCAGCGCGGGCCTCCATTTGGTTACGGGCCTTATTGCCAAAGCGCAAACCGATCGGGAGCAGGCTGAACCCCACTTGCGGAAGGCGCTGAATGGATTTCGAGCATCGGGCGATAGTTCGGGTGAGCTGGAGGCGCTCAACGCCATCGCAATCGTCGCGTTTAATCATGGCGACCCCACTGCTTTGCAACTGTTCGAAGAACTTTTGTCCCTGCAGCGGCGGCACGGCGACGATTACGGCGCGACTCACACCATCTTCAACATCGCCGCATCGTTGACGCACGGAGAGCAGTTGGAACGAGCGCTCGCGCTGCAGCTCGAGGGCCTGTCCATGTTTAAGCGGATGAAGTTCACTCGCGGAATCGGCTATGCCAATCGAGCGCTTTCGCTTAGTTATGCGAACTTGAAACGTTTGGACGAGTCGGTTGCGGCCGCCCGGGCGGCGGTAGACATTTTTGAATCGCTCGGCGACCGCGTGTGGCTGGCCGATGCATTGAATACTCTATCGTCGCAATTATGCGAGTGCGGGAAATACGGCGAGGCGCTCCAGTTTTGCGTTCGGGCACTTACGCTGCTCTCACCTGAGGCTTATGCGATATTCGTTCGAGACGCGCTGTTGGCCGGATTCCAGGCGTTGACTGGGCTTGGCCGCTTCCGAGAAGGTGTTTTGGCCTTCAGCATGGCCGAACGTCTCAGCGAGTTGGACGATCTTGTGATGTCGTCTTCGTATAGCGAGTTCTTGCGAGCGATCGTTGAAACGGCGAAAAAGGCGGTGGGCCCGGCGACCTTCAACGCGCTTTGCGGCGAAGCGGCGTCGATGGAATACGCCGAATTAGTCGATCTCATCAAGCGGGTCGAGGTGGCCTAG
- the minD gene encoding septum site-determining protein MinD, translating into MSARKIVITSGKGGVGKTTTTANLGATLAKRGHRVILIDADIGLRNLDLVLGLEKRIVFDLVEVAEGRCQLRQALIKDKRFESLSILPAAQTRDKDAVSEQQFADIVDQAAQVADFVLIDCPAGIEAGFRNAVAGAQEAIVVTTPEVSAIRDADRVVGKLTERGMPMRLIVNRLRPEMVRTGDMLSVEDVREILSIDLLGIVPDDEEIIDTTNRGEPIVLDETNRLRTIYDKIARRLEGETIAFTSFDQQGFLGRLFGALKAG; encoded by the coding sequence ATGAGCGCACGCAAGATCGTCATCACGTCCGGAAAGGGCGGCGTCGGTAAAACGACGACCACGGCAAACCTCGGGGCCACGTTGGCGAAGCGCGGCCATCGCGTCATTTTGATCGACGCGGATATCGGTCTGCGTAACCTCGATCTCGTGCTCGGCCTCGAGAAGCGCATCGTGTTCGACTTGGTTGAGGTCGCCGAGGGACGCTGCCAATTGCGGCAAGCGCTCATCAAAGACAAGCGCTTCGAATCGCTCTCCATCTTGCCGGCCGCGCAAACGCGCGACAAAGATGCCGTTTCGGAGCAGCAGTTTGCGGATATCGTCGATCAGGCCGCTCAAGTCGCGGACTTCGTCCTGATCGATTGCCCGGCCGGGATCGAAGCCGGCTTTCGCAACGCCGTCGCAGGCGCGCAAGAAGCGATCGTGGTCACCACGCCCGAGGTGAGCGCCATTCGGGATGCGGACCGCGTCGTCGGTAAGCTTACCGAACGCGGCATGCCGATGCGGCTGATCGTGAATCGGCTACGCCCGGAGATGGTACGCACCGGCGATATGCTCTCGGTCGAGGACGTCCGCGAAATTCTCTCGATCGACTTGCTTGGTATCGTGCCCGACGACGAAGAAATCATCGACACGACCAATCGCGGCGAGCCGATCGTGCTTGACGAAACCAATCGGCTGCGGACCATCTACGACAAGATCGCTCGCAGGCTCGAGGGCGAAACCATCGCGTTCACGAGTTTCGATCAACAGGGTTTTCTCGGACGCCTCTTCGGCGCACTAAAGGCGGGGTAA